The Pricia mediterranea genome includes a window with the following:
- a CDS encoding FG-GAP repeat domain-containing protein, with product MPKHLWANEVLPNMGARMGIRDSTYDPYEGFSFEEQYAMIQSGVYGAKPIISREDWQLLTDYIVARAPDSLSTEHILDSPTKENSRGMDRTLTQFTPQPVAIDSSPGSFLSFVNYDPKKARVITADLRGKVFEYDANKNALLQRFNLGNAITAFNQTDSIAYITTVGILDPSEIVAGGIHVLQDGSAKRLPFDFHRPVHTTVYDLNGNGHKEILVCEFGNLTGQLSLLTKQNDSIYGKRVLLARPGALRTVVHDMDSDGKDDIIAMTAQGDEGVSILYQTGNLDFREEQVVRFSPLYGSSWFELLDYDGDGDQDLITVHGDNGDKTPILKPYHGLRIYLNDGSNQFSETFFYPFYGASRSVSRDFDQDGDIDIALISTFPDYGKRPVQSFVYLENKNEDSFQFEPQGLPTTISGRWFLMGAGDVDNDGDEDIVISCFTYSFSPVPVDLKQRWGESDFDMLILENVLLE from the coding sequence TTGCCCAAGCATTTATGGGCGAACGAAGTACTGCCGAATATGGGGGCGCGGATGGGAATTCGAGATTCTACCTATGACCCCTACGAGGGCTTTAGCTTTGAGGAGCAGTATGCCATGATTCAATCCGGGGTTTATGGGGCGAAACCCATCATTTCCAGGGAAGATTGGCAGCTACTAACCGATTATATTGTCGCGCGTGCACCCGACAGTTTGTCCACGGAACATATTTTGGACAGCCCAACGAAGGAGAACTCTCGCGGTATGGACCGTACCCTTACCCAATTTACGCCCCAACCGGTAGCTATCGATAGCAGCCCTGGCAGCTTTCTTAGCTTTGTAAATTACGATCCAAAAAAGGCAAGAGTGATAACTGCCGATCTGCGGGGAAAGGTCTTCGAGTACGATGCCAACAAAAACGCCTTACTGCAAAGATTCAACCTGGGCAATGCCATAACGGCATTCAACCAGACGGACAGTATCGCTTACATTACCACCGTCGGCATTCTTGATCCTTCCGAGATTGTGGCTGGCGGTATCCACGTGCTGCAAGACGGTTCCGCAAAGCGGCTACCCTTTGATTTTCACCGGCCCGTACATACCACGGTATATGATCTCAACGGTAACGGCCATAAGGAAATCCTGGTTTGTGAGTTCGGAAATCTTACGGGGCAGTTATCCCTTTTGACCAAGCAAAACGACTCCATATATGGCAAACGGGTATTGCTGGCCCGGCCAGGAGCCCTAAGAACGGTAGTTCACGATATGGATTCGGATGGAAAGGATGATATTATCGCTATGACCGCCCAAGGCGATGAGGGCGTTAGCATTTTGTATCAGACCGGGAATTTGGACTTTCGGGAAGAACAGGTGGTTCGTTTCAGTCCCCTTTACGGAAGCAGTTGGTTCGAGTTATTGGATTACGATGGCGATGGAGACCAAGACCTGATTACCGTACACGGAGATAACGGGGATAAGACCCCAATTTTAAAACCCTATCACGGATTACGGATTTACTTAAACGATGGGTCGAACCAATTTTCGGAAACCTTCTTTTATCCTTTCTACGGAGCTTCACGCAGCGTTAGTAGGGATTTTGATCAAGATGGGGATATAGACATCGCGTTAATCTCTACGTTTCCCGATTATGGGAAAAGGCCCGTGCAATCATTCGTATATCTCGAAAACAAGAACGAGGATAGCTTTCAATTCGAGCCGCAAGGTCTACCCACGACAATTTCCGGAAGATGGTTTTTGATGGGTGCCGGCGATGTCGACAACGACGGGGATGAGGATATTGTAATCAGCTGTTTTACCTATTCCTTCAGCCCCGTACCGGTGGATTTAAAGCAAAGGTGGGGGGAGTCAGACTTTGATATGCTGATCTTGGAAAATGTGCTGTTGGAATAG
- a CDS encoding SusC/RagA family TonB-linked outer membrane protein has protein sequence MNQQRRNYALPPQGKGHSFCIGLFSMLLCLGSQFVLASTATIGSNETNVILQSTVTGTVVDSEGIPLPGANVLEKGTTNGTQTDFDGNFTLDVADGATLVISYIGFQTQQVPVDGQSEINITMAEDSALLDEVVVTGYQTQTKRETTAAVSVVQAEKLAAVPSGNVEQQLQGRVSGVTVITNGQPGTTSQIRIRGFGAFGGNEPLYVVDGLPVNNTEFLNPDDIETTTVLKDAAAASIYGARAANGVVVYTTKPGSRGTQKTEVSINISSGISDPNAGRAKKMLSPYDQARYTHIAYENNAAALGVPVDYNHPQYGSNPIPTLPDYLYANGPSGVSASEVDLAAIRQAYENDPQNTFLIRPNLKGTNWYKEITRVAPLSRFTVGFKGGTENGRFYSSISGQDQAGILLENDFKRYTARFNSEWDLAPWLSIGENFQVTYRSLTGGFGGSGGIGGADDESAILSSFRMSTIIPVYDEFGSFASTKAAGFGNPRNPVRELKNNDGDDRSYSIGGTGNVYVLLKPFDGLTLRSSLGGGYSNYYYTDYTYKYLGDAEPQANNSYGEGSGFNFNWTFTNTASYDKSFGVHRIKALAGIEALNTGRGRNISGSGLNPFSTDPDFQSLTVVQSPVVNSSQYKGVNFYSLFGKLDYNFDEKYYITGVLRRDGASRFGGNNRYGTFPAISGAWRVIAESFMQNQEVLSDLKVRGGWGQMGNSNNVNPNNQYFLYAADRANTFYQTTGQASGADEGFALSRIGNPDAKWETSTTLNIGFDASFFNNRLDFILDLWKKDTEDLLYQLPLPAVTGNYAAAPSVNIAKMSNKGLDFEIIGRGNFTEDFSFEVSMTNSFLKNEIASLAPGLDFFDGPSVRSIVATRNAVGQSLSAFYGYNVIGYFNTEEEVQNSPEQDGKGLGRFRYEDVNRDGEITPDDRKFLGSPVPDYTGGITLNLKYKALEFETYWYGTFGNEIWNQSKWYTDFYGTFEGAAKGVAAFDSWTPELGNDAAAPIWESASNFSTNTVGNSWYVENGSYVRLQRLSLSYDFKEELADKLGLTKFKIGLSANNIWTITDYSGIDPGIGNAADTNFGIDVGNYPVAPQYLINFEIGI, from the coding sequence ATGAATCAACAACGTAGAAACTATGCGTTACCACCCCAGGGGAAAGGTCATTCTTTCTGTATCGGGCTCTTCTCAATGCTATTATGTCTAGGATCACAATTCGTCCTGGCCAGTACGGCGACAATCGGTAGCAATGAAACGAATGTTATCTTGCAGTCTACCGTTACCGGTACGGTCGTCGATAGCGAGGGCATCCCCTTACCGGGTGCGAACGTTCTTGAAAAAGGGACCACTAATGGTACCCAGACCGATTTTGACGGTAATTTTACGCTCGATGTTGCGGATGGTGCCACTTTGGTCATCAGCTACATCGGGTTTCAGACCCAACAAGTTCCGGTGGATGGCCAATCCGAAATCAATATTACTATGGCGGAAGATTCTGCCCTTCTCGATGAGGTCGTGGTTACAGGATATCAGACCCAGACAAAGCGTGAGACCACTGCTGCGGTCTCTGTAGTACAGGCCGAAAAGCTCGCTGCGGTCCCCTCAGGGAACGTAGAACAGCAATTACAGGGCCGGGTTTCGGGTGTTACCGTTATTACCAATGGCCAACCGGGTACGACAAGCCAGATTCGTATCCGTGGTTTCGGAGCCTTCGGAGGTAACGAACCGCTGTATGTTGTCGACGGGCTTCCTGTAAACAATACCGAATTTTTGAATCCCGATGATATAGAGACCACGACCGTGTTGAAGGATGCCGCAGCGGCTTCGATTTACGGGGCAAGGGCGGCCAACGGGGTTGTGGTCTACACCACCAAGCCCGGTTCCAGGGGCACTCAAAAAACCGAGGTTTCCATCAACATCTCCAGCGGTATCTCCGATCCGAATGCAGGAAGGGCAAAGAAAATGCTGAGTCCTTATGACCAAGCAAGATATACTCACATCGCTTACGAGAACAACGCGGCCGCACTGGGTGTTCCAGTTGACTATAACCACCCACAGTATGGCAGCAACCCCATTCCTACGCTGCCCGATTATCTTTATGCCAACGGCCCTAGCGGTGTATCGGCCAGCGAGGTCGATTTGGCGGCAATTCGGCAGGCCTATGAAAACGACCCCCAGAATACATTTTTGATCCGTCCCAACCTGAAAGGCACGAACTGGTATAAGGAAATTACCCGGGTAGCCCCCCTTAGCAGGTTTACCGTCGGCTTCAAAGGCGGTACCGAAAACGGTAGGTTCTATTCCAGCATCTCCGGACAGGACCAAGCAGGTATTCTACTGGAAAACGATTTTAAAAGATATACGGCACGGTTCAACTCCGAATGGGATCTAGCCCCATGGCTGAGTATCGGGGAGAACTTTCAGGTAACCTACCGGTCCTTGACAGGAGGGTTCGGTGGATCCGGAGGAATAGGCGGTGCCGACGATGAATCCGCGATACTATCTTCATTTCGGATGTCGACCATTATACCGGTATATGACGAGTTCGGAAGCTTTGCCAGTACGAAGGCGGCCGGTTTTGGTAATCCAAGAAACCCTGTTAGGGAATTAAAGAACAATGATGGCGACGATCGAAGCTACTCGATCGGCGGAACGGGCAATGTATACGTTCTCCTGAAACCCTTCGACGGACTTACACTACGATCGAGTCTTGGTGGCGGTTACAGCAACTATTATTATACAGACTACACCTACAAGTACCTGGGAGACGCCGAACCCCAGGCGAACAATAGCTATGGAGAAGGCAGCGGATTTAATTTCAATTGGACGTTTACCAACACGGCCAGTTACGACAAGTCGTTCGGGGTGCATCGCATCAAAGCGCTTGCGGGCATCGAAGCCCTGAATACAGGAAGAGGCCGCAACATCAGCGGATCGGGACTCAACCCGTTCTCCACCGATCCCGATTTCCAAAGTCTCACCGTGGTACAAAGTCCGGTAGTCAATAGTAGTCAATATAAGGGTGTAAACTTTTATTCGCTTTTCGGAAAATTGGATTACAATTTCGATGAGAAATACTATATAACAGGGGTATTACGTAGGGACGGAGCCTCCCGCTTTGGGGGGAACAACCGATACGGAACCTTTCCGGCCATATCCGGTGCGTGGCGAGTCATTGCCGAATCCTTTATGCAAAACCAGGAAGTTTTGAGTGATCTTAAGGTAAGGGGAGGCTGGGGCCAAATGGGCAACTCCAACAACGTTAACCCGAACAACCAGTATTTCCTGTATGCCGCCGACAGGGCCAATACCTTTTATCAAACCACCGGTCAGGCCTCTGGAGCGGACGAAGGCTTCGCGTTAAGCCGTATAGGAAACCCCGATGCCAAATGGGAGACCAGTACCACTCTCAACATCGGTTTCGACGCCAGTTTTTTCAACAATAGATTGGATTTCATCCTAGATCTCTGGAAGAAAGATACCGAAGACCTCCTGTACCAATTGCCGTTACCGGCCGTAACTGGAAATTATGCCGCCGCACCCTCTGTTAACATTGCTAAAATGTCGAATAAGGGGTTGGACTTCGAAATCATCGGACGGGGAAACTTCACGGAGGATTTTAGTTTTGAAGTGAGCATGACGAACTCGTTTTTGAAGAATGAGATTGCGTCGTTGGCCCCCGGCCTTGATTTCTTTGACGGACCCAGTGTGAGAAGCATCGTCGCCACTAGAAATGCGGTTGGTCAGTCCCTATCGGCCTTCTACGGCTACAATGTCATTGGATATTTCAATACCGAGGAAGAAGTGCAGAACTCCCCCGAACAAGACGGCAAGGGCTTAGGCCGTTTCCGATATGAGGATGTTAACCGGGATGGGGAAATTACCCCAGACGATCGAAAGTTCCTGGGAAGTCCCGTACCGGACTATACGGGAGGAATAACCCTGAACTTAAAATATAAGGCACTTGAGTTCGAAACCTATTGGTACGGTACTTTTGGTAACGAGATCTGGAACCAGTCTAAATGGTACACCGACTTCTACGGCACCTTTGAAGGTGCCGCGAAAGGAGTTGCCGCCTTCGATTCCTGGACCCCGGAGCTCGGCAACGATGCCGCCGCTCCAATTTGGGAAAGCGCTTCCAACTTCAGTACCAATACCGTAGGCAATTCCTGGTACGTTGAAAACGGTAGCTACGTTCGCTTACAGCGTTTGTCCCTATCCTACGACTTTAAGGAAGAACTGGCGGACAAATTGGGCCTGACCAAATTTAAGATCGGACTGTCGGCCAATAATATTTGGACCATTACCGATTATAGTGGCATCGATCCGGGCATCGGTAACGCCGCGGATACCAACTTCGGTATCGACGTCGGCAACTATCCCGTCGCCCCCCAGTATCTGATTAATTTTGAAATCGGCATCTAA
- a CDS encoding RagB/SusD family nutrient uptake outer membrane protein, with protein METIYKSKKLVALSIALLMSGISCSDEFLEVPPTNTLAEAQVTTVEGIEGLLIGAYSMLNGALNGNRAAGPNHWITGSILGGDANKGTDPGDYAAMATIQRFQADPTFAEFNALWAARYEGVSRCNAVLTAIAESGDAIPAEKATTMAAQARMLRGHFYFDLKKHYNNIVVFDETVPTVEIPEIPNNGDAWAQIESDFQYAFDNLPEVTDAGRVNKWAAGAYMGKAKLYQEKYAEAITWFDDVIANGVTSNGLKYKLLDDFAEIFNAANDNHAEAIMDVESSNETGSVNNSNWWDDLNYPYQTGTDGPGDCCGFFQPSFELANSYRVTGDGLPLLDKSYRNSANELETDMGILTSEPFTPDAGPVDPRLDHSIGRRSIPYLGWQPFPGSAWIRVQNYGGPYAPKKYVYYVNQDGVYTDASSWTRGYATMNYTIIRFADVLLMAAEAEIEAGSLEQARTYVNMVRARAAKSEFWVKNDDGTNAANYVIAEYSPAQFASKASATQALRFERKLELSGEGHRFFDLVRWGIAAEEINSFIDYEKQYLSSAYEGGNFTEGTNEYLPIPQTQLDLQPGVLTQNPGY; from the coding sequence ATGGAAACAATATATAAATCAAAAAAGTTGGTCGCCCTATCGATTGCCCTGTTGATGTCGGGCATATCGTGTAGCGATGAGTTTCTAGAAGTGCCGCCCACTAACACCTTGGCGGAAGCACAGGTAACTACCGTCGAAGGGATTGAAGGTTTGTTGATTGGGGCTTACTCCATGTTGAACGGGGCTTTGAACGGTAACCGTGCAGCCGGACCCAACCATTGGATTACGGGATCGATTCTTGGCGGCGATGCCAATAAGGGCACGGATCCCGGTGATTATGCCGCAATGGCCACGATACAACGCTTTCAGGCCGATCCGACCTTTGCGGAATTTAACGCTTTATGGGCGGCTCGTTACGAAGGGGTAAGCCGATGCAATGCCGTACTGACCGCCATCGCCGAATCGGGCGATGCGATTCCTGCAGAAAAGGCTACAACTATGGCGGCACAGGCCCGAATGCTCCGGGGGCATTTTTATTTTGATCTAAAGAAGCACTATAACAATATTGTAGTCTTCGATGAGACCGTCCCTACCGTTGAAATACCTGAAATACCCAACAACGGCGATGCCTGGGCACAGATTGAATCCGATTTTCAATATGCATTCGACAACCTGCCCGAAGTAACCGATGCGGGCCGGGTCAACAAATGGGCCGCCGGAGCTTACATGGGTAAAGCCAAGCTCTATCAGGAAAAATATGCGGAGGCCATAACGTGGTTCGACGATGTTATTGCCAACGGTGTGACTTCCAACGGACTTAAATATAAATTACTGGATGACTTTGCCGAAATCTTTAATGCGGCCAACGACAACCACGCCGAAGCCATTATGGACGTTGAATCCTCCAACGAAACGGGGTCCGTTAACAACTCCAACTGGTGGGACGACCTCAACTATCCCTATCAGACCGGTACCGACGGACCGGGGGACTGCTGTGGCTTTTTTCAGCCCAGTTTTGAACTGGCCAATTCGTATCGGGTGACCGGCGATGGTCTGCCCCTTCTTGACAAGTCGTATCGAAATTCCGCTAATGAACTGGAAACCGATATGGGTATATTGACCAGCGAACCCTTCACCCCCGATGCCGGCCCCGTAGATCCCCGACTTGATCATTCCATCGGAAGAAGAAGCATTCCCTATTTAGGATGGCAACCGTTTCCCGGATCGGCATGGATCAGGGTTCAAAACTACGGCGGCCCCTATGCCCCTAAAAAATATGTGTACTATGTGAACCAAGATGGGGTGTACACCGATGCGAGTTCATGGACGCGTGGTTATGCTACTATGAACTATACGATTATTCGATTTGCCGATGTCCTCTTAATGGCGGCGGAAGCAGAAATCGAGGCCGGTTCTTTGGAACAGGCGCGTACCTACGTCAATATGGTTCGAGCGAGGGCGGCCAAATCGGAATTTTGGGTTAAAAATGACGACGGAACCAATGCGGCCAATTATGTAATCGCTGAATATTCCCCAGCCCAATTCGCCAGCAAGGCATCGGCAACCCAAGCACTCCGTTTCGAACGCAAATTGGAGCTATCCGGGGAAGGACACCGGTTCTTTGACTTGGTCCGATGGGGAATTGCGGCCGAGGAGATCAATTCTTTTATTGACTATGAGAAGCAATATTTGTCCTCAGCATATGAAGGAGGCAATTTTACCGAAGGAACCAACGAATATTTGCCTATACCCCAGACCCAGCTTGATTTGCAGCCTGGAGTGCTAACACAAAACCCTGGTTACTAA
- a CDS encoding FG-GAP-like repeat-containing protein, translating into MKFEEVKYSVGLLVLILFLNSGCTEEERPKRFHAIGPSISGLDFNNQLSENDSINIIDNEFVYNGAGVAIGDLNNDGLDDIFFAGNQVDNRLYLNLGELEFDDISKTAQIGKPDSLLWSSGVSIVDINADGKNDIYICNTFYRDSVHRKNLLYINQGNNDQNVPLFQEMAEAYGLADVSYSSHAQFFDYDRDGDLDLFIGVNRIEGVDPTLFRPLEDDGTSMSKDRLYENRGNTGQGHPHFVEISEKAGIRYHGYSHSTVINDFNEDGWPDIYVANDFFSNDLLYINNQDGTFTNRARDMFKHFSLSSMGSDMADIDNNGQLELYTTEMQPYYNKRKKLFQGPSSYQKEIFTKKFDYEKQYTRNTLQISHGTNPETQLPVFGEIAMLADIKETDWSWAPLFADYDNDGWQDLFITNGFPKDVTDRDFGDFRSTSKQFISKEKLIAAIPQIKVPNFMFRNRGDYEFVDVTKDWGLDFPTYSNGAAYGDLDGDGDLDLVVNNINDKALLLENKTNELDQGNRYLRIKLKGPKNNLNAIGATVEIYGDSLRQKKSLLSGRGYLSQPETILHFGLGNRSNIDSLKINWPNGNEQMLGKVSADTVVTIPYSPHPIHSDKTNAPRQSPLFEEVSDRYGLDHFAGDHDFIDFNFQSTLPHKFSQYGPALSVGDINSDGLDDLFVGASRSFKEKWFIQQADNSFVQKEVAYKNSQELHEEDAGTLLFDADNDGDLDLYIARGSAQYPSGHEYYRDMLMINNGQGNFTYSKNSLPDMRTNSSAVKAADFDRDGDLDLFIGSRVLPFSYPKSDRSYILRNESSAGSPKFTDVTQEINPELEFPGLISDALWTDFNGDSWPDLILAGEWMPLRFFKNDSGKLVEVTETTGVDSYSGWWNSLAAADLDNDGDIDYIAGNVGENLNFKGSMDEPVRIYAKDLDNNGSIDPLISYYLRDSVGIKKEYLYHPWQDVTKQYVGIRKRFNSFGEFGEATLPEMFPDGLLDDATVDSLNYMKTSWVENLGDGTFKMHALPIAAQLAPVYGILPQDLDGDGYLDLLMVGNDFGMEVQQGPADALVGVALRNKGDGSFESIPLNQSHFFVPGDGKSLVAISLSDTKRLIVASQNNDSLRVFEPKAKSDGVRILLQPDEVRSEIRFQNGQKQIREFYWGSSFQSQSSRIIRVPTKALEIRFYNIFGKETRKLDLQHVET; encoded by the coding sequence ATGAAATTTGAAGAAGTCAAATATAGTGTTGGGCTCCTGGTCCTCATCTTGTTTCTTAATTCGGGTTGTACGGAAGAGGAACGGCCCAAGCGATTTCATGCTATTGGCCCATCGATATCGGGATTGGACTTCAACAACCAACTCTCGGAAAACGACTCCATCAACATCATTGATAATGAGTTTGTGTACAACGGGGCTGGCGTGGCCATCGGGGACCTGAACAATGATGGTCTCGATGATATCTTCTTTGCAGGCAACCAAGTGGACAACCGGCTTTATTTGAACCTGGGGGAACTGGAGTTCGATGACATTTCCAAGACGGCCCAAATTGGAAAACCGGACTCCCTTCTTTGGTCGTCGGGAGTGTCCATCGTGGATATCAATGCGGATGGAAAAAATGATATCTACATCTGCAATACGTTTTACCGGGATTCCGTACATAGAAAAAATCTCTTGTACATCAATCAGGGGAACAACGACCAGAACGTACCCCTGTTTCAGGAAATGGCGGAAGCCTACGGGCTGGCTGATGTCAGTTATTCCTCCCACGCCCAATTTTTTGACTATGACCGTGACGGGGATCTCGACCTGTTTATCGGGGTCAACCGTATCGAAGGCGTAGACCCGACCCTATTCCGTCCCCTCGAGGATGACGGAACATCAATGAGCAAAGACCGGCTCTACGAAAATCGCGGGAATACTGGACAAGGCCACCCACATTTCGTTGAAATTTCTGAAAAGGCCGGTATCCGCTACCATGGCTATAGCCATAGTACCGTCATCAACGACTTTAATGAAGATGGCTGGCCCGATATCTACGTTGCCAACGATTTTTTTAGCAACGACCTCCTCTATATCAATAATCAAGACGGTACTTTCACCAACCGGGCCCGGGACATGTTCAAACATTTTAGCCTGTCTTCCATGGGCAGCGATATGGCCGATATCGATAATAACGGGCAGCTGGAACTCTACACCACCGAGATGCAGCCCTATTATAATAAGCGCAAGAAATTGTTTCAAGGGCCCAGCAGTTATCAAAAGGAAATTTTTACCAAAAAATTCGATTACGAAAAGCAATATACTCGCAACACCTTACAAATTAGCCACGGTACCAATCCGGAGACCCAACTACCCGTTTTCGGGGAAATTGCGATGCTCGCCGATATCAAGGAAACGGATTGGAGCTGGGCCCCGCTTTTTGCCGACTATGACAACGACGGATGGCAAGACCTTTTTATTACCAACGGTTTTCCAAAAGACGTGACGGATCGGGATTTCGGTGATTTTCGTTCGACTTCAAAACAGTTTATAAGTAAAGAAAAATTGATTGCCGCCATACCCCAGATCAAGGTTCCCAATTTTATGTTCCGCAACAGGGGCGATTATGAATTTGTGGACGTCACCAAAGATTGGGGGCTTGACTTCCCCACCTACTCCAACGGCGCCGCCTATGGTGATCTCGATGGTGATGGAGATCTCGATTTGGTAGTCAACAATATCAACGACAAGGCGCTTCTTCTTGAGAATAAAACAAACGAGCTCGATCAGGGCAACCGTTACCTTCGGATAAAACTGAAGGGGCCAAAAAATAATTTGAACGCCATTGGGGCCACTGTAGAAATATATGGGGATAGCCTCCGACAGAAAAAGTCGCTCCTGAGCGGGCGGGGATATCTTTCCCAACCCGAAACCATCCTGCATTTCGGTCTAGGGAACCGTTCCAATATAGATAGCCTGAAAATCAACTGGCCGAACGGGAACGAGCAAATGCTCGGCAAGGTTTCCGCGGATACCGTGGTTACCATCCCCTACTCCCCACATCCCATACATTCCGACAAAACCAACGCTCCTAGACAATCGCCTCTGTTCGAGGAGGTTTCGGACAGGTATGGTCTGGACCATTTTGCCGGAGACCATGATTTTATCGATTTCAACTTCCAAAGTACCTTACCCCACAAATTCTCACAATACGGGCCTGCCCTATCCGTCGGGGACATCAACAGCGATGGCCTCGATGACCTGTTCGTAGGAGCAAGTCGTAGTTTTAAGGAAAAGTGGTTTATACAACAAGCAGATAACAGCTTTGTGCAAAAAGAGGTCGCCTATAAGAACTCCCAAGAACTCCACGAAGAAGATGCGGGTACCTTACTGTTCGATGCCGACAACGACGGCGACCTCGACCTCTATATCGCCCGAGGCTCCGCCCAGTATCCGTCTGGGCATGAGTATTATCGAGACATGCTCATGATTAACAATGGTCAGGGCAATTTTACGTATTCAAAAAACAGCCTTCCCGACATGCGCACAAATTCCTCGGCCGTAAAAGCTGCGGATTTCGATCGCGATGGTGACCTTGATCTCTTTATCGGGAGTAGGGTGTTGCCGTTTTCCTATCCTAAGTCCGATCGCTCATACATCCTTAGAAATGAAAGTAGCGCCGGCAGCCCGAAATTTACCGATGTGACCCAAGAGATAAACCCCGAACTGGAATTTCCCGGTTTGATCAGCGATGCACTTTGGACGGATTTTAACGGGGACTCGTGGCCCGATTTGATCTTGGCCGGAGAATGGATGCCCTTGCGCTTCTTTAAAAACGATTCGGGAAAACTGGTTGAAGTTACCGAAACCACTGGGGTAGATAGCTATTCGGGATGGTGGAACAGTCTGGCAGCGGCCGATCTGGACAACGATGGCGATATTGACTACATCGCGGGTAATGTGGGGGAAAACCTGAACTTTAAGGGTTCGATGGATGAACCGGTGCGTATCTACGCCAAAGACCTGGACAACAACGGGAGCATCGACCCCTTGATTTCCTACTATCTGCGTGACAGTGTCGGTATCAAAAAAGAATACCTCTACCACCCTTGGCAAGATGTGACGAAACAATACGTAGGCATCCGAAAAAGATTCAATTCTTTTGGGGAATTCGGGGAAGCAACTTTACCGGAAATGTTTCCCGACGGCCTGTTGGACGATGCTACTGTAGATTCCTTGAACTATATGAAGACCTCGTGGGTGGAGAATCTCGGTGATGGTACGTTTAAAATGCACGCTTTGCCCATCGCCGCCCAGCTCGCACCGGTTTACGGAATCCTGCCTCAAGATTTGGATGGTGACGGCTATCTGGACCTCCTCATGGTAGGAAACGACTTCGGGATGGAAGTCCAGCAAGGGCCTGCGGATGCGCTGGTCGGAGTGGCCCTAAGAAACAAGGGGGACGGCAGTTTCGAATCCATTCCGTTGAACCAAAGCCATTTCTTTGTACCCGGTGATGGGAAGAGCCTGGTCGCGATTTCACTTTCGGATACAAAGCGCTTGATTGTCGCATCCCAAAACAATGATTCCCTACGGGTATTCGAACCAAAAGCAAAGTCAGATGGCGTACGCATACTATTGCAACCCGACGAGGTAAGATCGGAAATCCGGTTTCAGAATGGACAAAAACAGATACGGGAATTTTACTGGGGCAGTTCATTTCAGTCACAATCAAGCCGCATTATTAGGGTACCGACCAAAGCATTGGAAATCCGTTTCTACAATATTTTTGGGAAAGAAACGCGGAAGTTGGATCTGCAACACGTTGAGACCTAA